tattattcataaataagtcttagaggtagctatggcaagtaaattttcaaaaaaaaaatatagtggTCATTCTCAGCAGCAACGTAAAAGGTAATCCCATCCTCCTTATTTTACTGACATAAAATTTTTTGTAAGCCTTTGTAATTGAACTTTTAGATCTTTTGAGAAACACCATCAATAAGATATCGACTGCTATAATTCCCGAGTGTCGATTTAAATAGCTGACAGTGACATGTAATACTTAGACCTTTATTCAAGATTTTCTTAGCATCTACGACTACTTAGTTATTTTCTAGAATCTTTTATGCAATAGGGACCCAACATAACATACTTTCTTCTTTATACTTTTTTGTTGCTTGATTTATTATTTAGTTATCAGGAAATATGAACATAAGATGGTTCCAAACTACCCGGTGAGCACCCAACATTTTTTTGATATTTTAGCTACTTCTCAAACAAAAGTTTCAATCAGTACTGTGCGGTACCTGCATCTGCACGCAAATTTGGTCGGAGAGGGTACTCTCCTTACTATTGCTTTTATCAAATTATCATTCCCCACATCAAGATGCATAGAATGGCATTGAGTTTGGTCATCTCCAGCCAGCAGAGTACCCTCTCCGACCAAATCACCACTAGttggagggggggagggggggggggggggggaactaaaatttgaggaattttgAGATTCTACTACTGGTGATTCTGGATTGGAAACATTAATCATACCTTCAATTTCATGTTGATCAACTGAATTTTGTAATTCCTCAATTTGATCCGTGCCTAGGATTTCTTGACCCTGCAGATCCCCAACTGGCCCAAATTCAATATTCGTCCAAATTGGGCCCGTAACAATTGGGCCTTTTGCAGTAGGGAGGTGCGCCTGGGTCCCTTTGACAGTTTGGCATTTACCTTGGTCCAAAATTCCGGTTGCCGCCGTGGCGCCGCCGCCTGAAACTTCCTCACCGACAATTTCGGTGGCCAAATGGTCTGAATTTTTGCAGGGAGGGTCGCCTTGACCTGAGGAATCACCTCCATGGCTTGGATTTGGACGAATTTGGCCGGAGATAGGTCGAATATTGAGGCGATTTTTTGGCGATTCAGTGGCGATTCTCGCCAAATTCGCCTGCTCAGATCTCTCAATTGGCAAGAGAGATTGAGCTGAAACTTGTAGGGGTAGTAGATCATGACTATTAGAATCACTTCCAATACTTGGAATAACTCGAATCAAACTAGAATTCGCTTGGGAAATAATTTCTTGAGCCCAGCTGAGCTGCTCCTGCGAAATTGCTACAGTGACCGCATTACTATTTTGCAAATTCGTGGAGCTGTGGGTGGAATTTTGGAGTGATTCAACTTGGGGTGGCAGCGTCTTATCTAGACACATCAAATGGCATTGGTCCGGTGGGCTATCTCCACCAGGCGGCGGAGATGTGGCCATTTCACCGATCTGCAGTGGCTGGTCGCCTTCTAGAGAGAGGAGAGAGCgttttagagagagaaaaaataggGAGAAAATGAGGCGCGATGGGGTTTAGGGTTTAgagtttcagggtttagggtttagggtttagggttttaggGTTTTGGGTttgggtttcagggtttagggtttaagttttttttttttttttttagcaaattcCACTAGGCTTGTGAGCCTAGGGGTGATTTTTATAAATTTCAAACCAACAAAATAAAGAGTCTTTACAAAGAGTGCCAAAATGGCTAATAAAAATGCAAGAATTAAGCTAAAGACCAACCCAAGTCTTATATGATGACTTAAGTTGGCACTACAAGTTGATAAATTAAGAATATGATAAGAAACTAAAACTTGACTAAATGAGCTGTTACTCCCATTTATTATGCATATGTGAAATGTTTgatccgttgatgcacaagttggCCAATACTccatgtatatcagatgtatatccgCGTATATCAGTAACGTACTTGTGTATATCAGTGCCTGCAATcatgctctatatttggcccTCAATATGTATCAAGACAGTACATTCTCTACC
The nucleotide sequence above comes from Lycium barbarum isolate Lr01 chromosome 3, ASM1917538v2, whole genome shotgun sequence. Encoded proteins:
- the LOC132633611 gene encoding uncharacterized protein LOC132633611 yields the protein MATSPPPGGDSPPDQCHLMCLDKTLPPQVESLQNSTHSSTNLQNSNAVTVAISQEQLSWAQEIISQANSSLIRVIPSIGSDSNSHDLLPLQVSAQSLLPIERSEQANLARIATESPKNRLNIRPISGQIRPNPSHGGDSSGQGDPPCKNSDHLATEIVGEEVSGGGATAATGILDQGKCQTVKGTQAHLPTAKGPIVTGPIWTNIEFGPVGDLQGQEILGTDQIEELQNSVDQHEIEDNTIFIPNSCITLLSLELILSRRQSW